A single window of Actinomycetota bacterium DNA harbors:
- a CDS encoding hydroxymethylglutaryl-CoA lyase, whose translation MRQPQPVRDESLPSQVTIYEVGPRDGLQNEQAVVPLDTKAEFIRRLVAAGLPIVEATSFVHPKWVPQLADAADLLDLLVADLGDAARELPVLVPNERGLDRALEKGVKHIAIFGSATETFARRNLNRSLDEQFAMFEPTVARAREAGLDVRAYVSMCFGDPWEGEVPVDQVVTVGKRLFDLGASQLSLGDTIGVGTAHQVTALLHAFDAAGLAKDSLAVHFHDTYGQALSNAYAALQAGITTFDASAGGLGGCPYAESATGNLATEDLVWLLHGLGVQTGVDLTALVETSAWMAGQLGRPSPSRVVAALAGA comes from the coding sequence ATGCGTCAGCCGCAGCCGGTGCGCGACGAGAGCCTGCCGTCGCAGGTGACGATCTACGAGGTCGGCCCCCGCGACGGGCTGCAGAACGAGCAGGCCGTCGTACCCCTGGACACCAAGGCCGAGTTCATCCGCCGGCTCGTGGCCGCCGGGCTGCCGATCGTGGAGGCGACCAGCTTCGTGCACCCCAAGTGGGTGCCGCAGCTCGCCGACGCGGCCGACCTGCTCGACCTGCTGGTGGCCGACCTCGGCGACGCCGCCCGGGAGCTGCCGGTGCTGGTGCCCAACGAGCGCGGCCTGGACCGGGCGCTGGAGAAGGGCGTCAAGCACATCGCGATCTTCGGCAGCGCCACCGAGACCTTCGCCCGCCGCAACCTGAACCGTTCCCTCGACGAGCAGTTCGCGATGTTCGAGCCCACCGTCGCGCGGGCCCGCGAGGCCGGCCTGGACGTGCGTGCCTACGTGTCGATGTGCTTCGGTGACCCGTGGGAGGGCGAGGTCCCCGTCGACCAGGTGGTCACCGTCGGCAAGCGGCTGTTCGACCTCGGCGCCTCGCAGCTCTCCCTCGGCGACACGATCGGGGTCGGTACGGCGCACCAGGTGACTGCCCTGCTCCACGCGTTCGACGCGGCCGGCCTGGCCAAGGACAGCCTGGCGGTGCACTTCCACGACACCTACGGCCAGGCTCTGTCCAACGCCTACGCCGCGCTGCAGGCCGGGATCACCACCTTCGACGCGTCCGCCGGCGGGCTGGGCGGCTGCCCGTACGCGGAGAGCGCCACCGGCAACCTGGCCACCGAGGACCTGGTCTGGCTGCTGCACGGGCTGGGTGTGCAGACCGGTGTGGACCTGACGGCGCTGGTCGAGACCAGCGCCTGGATGGCCGGGCAGCTGGGCCGGCCGAGCCCCTCCCGGGTGGTTGCCGCGCTCGCCGGCGCCTGA